The genomic segment TACTTCCGGGGGCGGCACGGAAACCGAAGGTGGCTCGTGTCTCCACTCGTATGCCTCCGGCGCCGGCTGCTCGCCGGGCGCGTGCTGTGACGCGCGGCTGGTGGGATTTGGCGGCCTCCTCCTGGAGGCGACCGGCGATCCGTGCCGATGGCTGCTGCTCGCCCTTGACCCAGCGCTGGATGGTCCGCTGGGAGACGCCGAGCCGGGCAGCCACCGCCCGGGTGCTGCCCTTTTCCGCGCGCATCACCAGGTTGAGTTGGGCGCTCGGGCTCTTCGGGAGTGCCCGGGTCCAGGTCCGGGCACGTATCGCGTCGAGGATCTTGCCCATGATGTGGTCCCCCGTCAGAAGTCGGTGCCGTACGCCCCAGCGGCCTGGGCGTAGTGGGCGGTGGCGGTCTCGGTGCGGC from the Streptomyces sp. NBC_00654 genome contains:
- a CDS encoding helix-turn-helix transcriptional regulator, which encodes MGKILDAIRARTWTRALPKSPSAQLNLVMRAEKGSTRAVAARLGVSQRTIQRWVKGEQQPSARIAGRLQEEAAKSHQPRVTARARRAAGAGGIRVETRATFGFRAAPGSTDDARLRRITDDLPRELAGRLWDAAAAGDESQLQRLVGEGLGHAYFRDGGRRADGLDVELTDIDYIDLDWNQ